The genomic segment CATTGTAAATGgtgaatatacatatgtacttacataatatacatatgtcaTGCAACTGTTAAATTATATAACGGGTTGAATGTAAAATGCACTTTATTGATTCTATTTCGTATATAATGTATGTGACCCATTGGAGGAATGTAGAGTGATTtccatcttttcctttttcatcgaCATTgaaaacatatatgtatttcttttcATTAAGGTAATGTGTAATAATGTTGGAATACTCAGCATTAAATGGTAAATGGTAGAAATCTATAATCAAACTTGTCATTGTAAGATGATGATAGTTAAGAACAAGTAAGAAACAAAAACGGATAAACTATTTAtctagtaatattataaaattgtcaCAGGTTCTTGCGAGTTTCCAGTTGCGTGGACTGGAGAATGGTATCAATATGGAAAAATCGCACCCATTATCCTAAATACAACGGTTATAGGCGAAAGGACATGCATCGAGCGATCCGAGGACTCGTACATCGTGTAGTAAGTATTTGAAGATGGTCTTTCCAGAATGCATAATAAAAGAACAACGGCTAACCTGGAGCTTGAAGACGTACTAATCCTTGCAATCACATTTCAGTGGTGACAAATGctattattgtataattattaacGATCGGCATGAGAATGTGATTCAATTTCGTGAAGGTTAGTCAAGGAATTTTATCTTTGTTCGGTTGCTTCCTCGTCACTTTTGTGTTTTCAAATACGTAaaactctttttgtttttcttgccAGGATGGTGCTATACGGAACAAACCACTTTGGACGAAATGTGCTCGAACATTAAGTCCGATGATACTTTGTATTCCATGTTCCGCATAAATTCCAAGCCGATACCCTGTCCTTTTAGTGGACCATCATTTACGTTTACCTATGATAAGGGTTTTGGTGAATGCGCAATGCCTATTAGCCTTGGGGAGAAATGTACTGACGAAAGTAAATTACTTCTGAAATATCAGGCTTGCCCGGATATCAAACGAAGCGAGAGTAACAGTAAGCTTAAGCAAACATTATTGTTGTCATCTATTCATTTCATGGATAGATGTTGTTTTCGTACATATATGCACATATTCTAAAACAATCAATATTGTTACGAATCTCTTGTTTTTACATTTTAGCGGAAGAGTTACAATGCCTCGCTGTATGGAATGATGGTCGTAACAAATACCTCGTTGGAACATTAAAAGGAAGAAGTATTTCGAGTGCCGAAAAAATGTATAGGTATGCATGATTTGATAGGCCACacattgaatttaaaatttaaacgttaaatttgtctttgtttttatcttttccaTGAGTAGATGTTTCCTGTACGAAGAGAAAACACATCATCAGGGAAAAGTGGCCTACTTACTCGCTCAATCAGGTGAACCAACTTGTAACGGCCTAACTACAGTTTCAGAGGGATCACCAACTATAAAGCTTACGAAAGGTATACAAAATTCCTCGATCAATTTCATTTGTCCCAATATTCGTTACCTTTGAGGCGGTGAGTTTACAAAGACATTGGGCTTTGGATTTGCAGTTGATAAAGAACATAATAGATGCAAATATCCTTCATGGATTACCGAACATCATGACTGGCGTTCTTTAGACGGTACTAAAGTTTAtcattttacgaataaaaatgCAACACTCAAAGTTAAAGTACAAAACAACGATGGGGATACGTTTCACGAAGAAAAGATTGTTTGTCATAATCTAGAAAAATTACATCCTACGGAAAATACACAAGGATACAAAGTAAAGTTGATTGCTCATGTTACTAGCGGTTGGTAAGTAACAGTTGTACGTTATACGagtatatattacaaatatagaagTAATCgtaacatattatacatatactacTCTTGCAGTGACATTGGCTACGTTTGCATGATATTTCATAAAAGAGATCACCACATTATAGAGTTACAGCAATCGGGTAAGTATAACTGGATGTTTTATTTCTCGAGTGTTTCgattattttctttcataatttGGAACATGTAACATGTATAGATGAAAAAGCTATAATGCCAGACGAGGCGTGTTCCCTTGCAGACATATCTACAATGGCGTATACCACTCTAATAAGTAAGCGATACTCCGAGTTGATCATTTTAATCGCATAATTCGTGAAACgtactatgtatgtatattaccgTGTGATTCATTTCGTAATTGTATAGGCTCTTCATTACGTCAGAGAAAGTGTCCCAATCCTGGACGATATGTTATCTTGGGATTTACTCCATTCAGTGTATCTAATACTTCGTTTCGTCGACAACGTCGTAGTGAGAGACACTCTTCTAGAATTACTAAAAGAAGGACTTGGCACGAAGATATTTCTCAGAAAGAATTGCACGAACAGCAACGACAACACCAACAGCAGCAtcaccatcaccatcatcatcatcaataTGGAGGAGAACAACATCAACAACAACAAGAACTACAAAGGGAGGATTGTAAAAGAACCAATGTTGAAATAGGCTGTGCCTCGTCGGATCAGAATGAAATTCTTATTGGAAAAACATGCGATACGGAAGAAATAAGTAAGCATCAAATTTGTTTGTAGTACTTTTCTTAGTCACGCATCTCCTATGCcccctatttatttattatttattatatttattgttgttgctgttaCAGCGTATTATTGTCATGGTAGTtgggaagaaaaaaatatttggtaTACGATAGTGTCGTTAAAAACTAATCAACCTTCCCCAAGTTTTGGACAaactttttgtttttctatGCAATTTGACGGTAGTACAGAGAAGACGTCCGTAACCGGAAAAGCAATTAA from the Bombus terrestris chromosome 1, iyBomTerr1.2, whole genome shotgun sequence genome contains:
- the LOC100647490 gene encoding uncharacterized protein LOC100647490 isoform X1; this translates as MNIFFCIFHHYVFSHFGKRTIRSNWMREFSFSYEERHLHCSATMLILLMLSLGDVHIVNGSCEFPVAWTGEWYQYGKIAPIILNTTVIGERTCIERSEDSYIVYGDKCYYCIIINDRHENVIQFREGWCYTEQTTLDEMCSNIKSDDTLYSMFRINSKPIPCPFSGPSFTFTYDKGFGECAMPISLGEKCTDESKLLLKYQACPDIKRSESNTEELQCLAVWNDGRNKYLVGTLKGRSISSAEKMYRCFLYEEKTHHQGKVAYLLAQSGEPTCNGLTTVSEGSPTIKLTKVDKEHNRCKYPSWITEHHDWRSLDGTKVYHFTNKNATLKVKVQNNDGDTFHEEKIVCHNLEKLHPTENTQGYKVKLIAHVTSGCDIGYVCMIFHKRDHHIIELQQSDEKAIMPDEACSLADISTMAYTTLISSSLRQRKCPNPGRYVILGFTPFSVSNTSFRRQRRSERHSSRITKRRTWHEDISQKELHEQQRQHQQQHHHHHHHHQYGGEQHQQQQELQREDCKRTNVEIGCASSDQNEILIGKTCDTEEITYYCHGSWEEKNIWYTIVSLKTNQPSPSFGQTFCFSMQFDGSTEKTSVTGKAIKTQVSEQELWLTKLDRVCSRGQIEDERSYTLISQGVCEDMEKAYSSLAPLFSKSIILFVAIMGNCVVIFLLR
- the LOC100647490 gene encoding uncharacterized protein LOC100647490 isoform X2, yielding MPDIQKRMREFSFSYEERHLHCSATMLILLMLSLGDVHIVNGSCEFPVAWTGEWYQYGKIAPIILNTTVIGERTCIERSEDSYIVYGDKCYYCIIINDRHENVIQFREGWCYTEQTTLDEMCSNIKSDDTLYSMFRINSKPIPCPFSGPSFTFTYDKGFGECAMPISLGEKCTDESKLLLKYQACPDIKRSESNTEELQCLAVWNDGRNKYLVGTLKGRSISSAEKMYRCFLYEEKTHHQGKVAYLLAQSGEPTCNGLTTVSEGSPTIKLTKVDKEHNRCKYPSWITEHHDWRSLDGTKVYHFTNKNATLKVKVQNNDGDTFHEEKIVCHNLEKLHPTENTQGYKVKLIAHVTSGCDIGYVCMIFHKRDHHIIELQQSDEKAIMPDEACSLADISTMAYTTLISSSLRQRKCPNPGRYVILGFTPFSVSNTSFRRQRRSERHSSRITKRRTWHEDISQKELHEQQRQHQQQHHHHHHHHQYGGEQHQQQQELQREDCKRTNVEIGCASSDQNEILIGKTCDTEEITYYCHGSWEEKNIWYTIVSLKTNQPSPSFGQTFCFSMQFDGSTEKTSVTGKAIKTQVSEQELWLTKLDRVCSRGQIEDERSYTLISQGVCEDMEKAYSSLAPLFSKSIILFVAIMGNCVVIFLLR
- the LOC100647490 gene encoding uncharacterized protein LOC100647490 isoform X3, whose protein sequence is MREFSFSYEERHLHCSATMLILLMLSLGDVHIVNGSCEFPVAWTGEWYQYGKIAPIILNTTVIGERTCIERSEDSYIVYGDKCYYCIIINDRHENVIQFREGWCYTEQTTLDEMCSNIKSDDTLYSMFRINSKPIPCPFSGPSFTFTYDKGFGECAMPISLGEKCTDESKLLLKYQACPDIKRSESNTEELQCLAVWNDGRNKYLVGTLKGRSISSAEKMYRCFLYEEKTHHQGKVAYLLAQSGEPTCNGLTTVSEGSPTIKLTKVDKEHNRCKYPSWITEHHDWRSLDGTKVYHFTNKNATLKVKVQNNDGDTFHEEKIVCHNLEKLHPTENTQGYKVKLIAHVTSGCDIGYVCMIFHKRDHHIIELQQSDEKAIMPDEACSLADISTMAYTTLISSSLRQRKCPNPGRYVILGFTPFSVSNTSFRRQRRSERHSSRITKRRTWHEDISQKELHEQQRQHQQQHHHHHHHHQYGGEQHQQQQELQREDCKRTNVEIGCASSDQNEILIGKTCDTEEITYYCHGSWEEKNIWYTIVSLKTNQPSPSFGQTFCFSMQFDGSTEKTSVTGKAIKTQVSEQELWLTKLDRVCSRGQIEDERSYTLISQGVCEDMEKAYSSLAPLFSKSIILFVAIMGNCVVIFLLR